In the genome of Polaribacter atrinae, one region contains:
- a CDS encoding DUF4870 domain-containing protein, which translates to MKEDKQLLVLTHLSQLLDFVTGIGGFIVPLILWVTKKDEIFGMDAHGKAILNFRISMFIYILICIPLIFLFGLGILGFIVIGIFYLIFPIINAIKVSNNEAPNYPLSITFIK; encoded by the coding sequence ATGAAAGAAGATAAACAGTTATTGGTACTTACCCATTTAAGTCAATTATTAGATTTTGTAACCGGCATTGGAGGCTTTATAGTTCCTTTAATTTTATGGGTAACAAAAAAGGATGAAATCTTTGGAATGGATGCACACGGAAAAGCAATTCTTAATTTTAGAATCTCTATGTTTATCTATATCTTAATTTGTATCCCCTTAATTTTTCTTTTCGGATTAGGAATTTTAGGGTTCATTGTAATCGGGATTTTCTATTTAATTTTTCCAATCATAAATGCCATAAAAGTAAGTAATAATGAAGCTCCAAATTATCCTTTGAGCATTACATTTATAAAATAG
- a CDS encoding AAA family ATPase: MILETVKIKNFRGYQTETIVPISNLTAFIGKNDAGKSTILEALEIFFNNSLVNCEKDDLNITADNNKIEITCVFSDFPAELIIDAANPTTLQTEYLLNTQNKLEIKKVFAATAAKPKEKVFIICNHPSVANGNDLLTLKKADLKKRAILLEIPTENYNGNVNSSIRQAIRDSFENLELQETELLVDKEDTKKVYDTLKSYLPLYALFQSDRQSKDDDKEVTDPMKIAVQQALSELTVELEHIKEQVRIKAIDTANRTLGKLKEMSPDLANELIPEFKTEPKFDSQFKLTIKSEEDIPINKRGSGIRRLILLNFFRAEAERLRAQNQGNQIIFAFEEPETSQHPDHQEMLIQAFMELSNTGNSQIILTTHTPALGGLLPLESLRFIQKNGNDRTVESGTEDVFEKIANTLGILADPISKNANAILLLEGKSDVTFVNHTANQLKNGGHIDNTFEDKRIALVPIGGCGNLKHWTTLRLIDQFAIPYCVMLDSDLGTNEEQQNKDKIQELRNNGIKAYLTLKREPENYVHLDVLNLPAGSTFNITDTCDAKVLIAAEKISRKQNVLENYWTLMTTEQIREMEKYDDNGTERYEFTDMFKDLLNIVP, translated from the coding sequence ATGATATTAGAAACAGTAAAAATTAAAAATTTTAGAGGTTATCAAACTGAAACGATTGTACCAATTTCTAATCTAACTGCGTTCATAGGAAAAAATGACGCTGGAAAATCTACTATCCTTGAAGCTCTTGAAATATTCTTCAATAACTCTTTAGTAAATTGCGAAAAAGACGATTTAAATATTACTGCTGACAATAACAAAATTGAAATAACGTGTGTTTTTTCTGACTTTCCAGCTGAATTAATAATTGATGCTGCAAATCCAACAACTTTACAAACTGAATATCTTTTAAACACACAAAACAAACTCGAAATTAAAAAGGTTTTTGCTGCAACTGCTGCAAAACCAAAAGAGAAAGTTTTTATCATTTGTAATCATCCAAGCGTTGCTAATGGAAATGATTTACTGACTCTTAAAAAAGCTGATTTAAAAAAGAGAGCAATTCTTTTAGAAATCCCAACCGAAAATTATAATGGAAATGTTAATTCATCAATTCGACAAGCAATAAGGGATTCTTTTGAAAATCTTGAACTTCAAGAAACAGAGTTATTAGTTGATAAAGAAGATACTAAAAAAGTCTATGATACTTTAAAATCATATTTACCTCTTTATGCACTTTTCCAATCTGACCGACAAAGTAAAGATGATGATAAGGAAGTAACAGACCCAATGAAAATTGCGGTACAACAAGCTTTATCAGAATTAACAGTTGAACTTGAACATATAAAAGAACAAGTAAGAATTAAAGCAATTGATACTGCAAATAGAACTTTAGGAAAACTCAAGGAAATGTCGCCAGATTTGGCAAACGAACTAATTCCTGAATTTAAAACAGAGCCTAAATTTGACTCACAATTCAAACTAACAATAAAATCGGAAGAAGATATTCCAATTAATAAAAGAGGAAGTGGTATTCGAAGGTTGATTTTATTAAACTTTTTTAGAGCAGAAGCAGAAAGGTTGAGAGCACAAAACCAAGGAAATCAAATAATATTTGCTTTTGAAGAACCTGAAACTTCACAACATCCAGACCATCAAGAAATGCTAATTCAAGCATTTATGGAATTGTCTAATACTGGTAATTCACAAATAATTTTAACAACTCATACACCTGCACTTGGAGGTTTGCTTCCATTGGAAAGTTTGCGTTTCATTCAAAAAAATGGAAATGACAGAACAGTTGAGTCGGGAACTGAAGATGTTTTTGAAAAGATTGCTAACACTTTAGGAATATTAGCTGACCCTATTTCAAAAAATGCAAATGCAATTTTACTTTTAGAAGGTAAAAGTGATGTGACATTTGTAAATCACACTGCAAATCAATTAAAAAATGGAGGACATATTGACAATACGTTTGAGGACAAAAGAATTGCTTTAGTTCCTATTGGCGGTTGTGGTAATTTAAAGCATTGGACTACTCTTCGCCTAATTGACCAATTTGCTATTCCTTATTGCGTAATGCTTGATTCGGATTTAGGCACAAATGAAGAACAACAAAATAAAGACAAAATTCAAGAATTGAGAAACAATGGAATAAAAGCATATTTAACATTAAAGCGAGAACCTGAAAATTATGTTCATCTTGATGTATTGAATTTGCCAGCGGGAAGCACTTTTAACATTACAGACACTTGTGATGCAAAAGTTCTAATTGCAGCAGAAAAAATATCAAGAAAACAAAATGTTCTTGAAAACTATTGGACTCTTATGACAACAGAACAAATTAGAGAAATGGAAAAATATGATGACAATGGAACAGAACGTTATGAATTTACAGATATGTTCAAAGATTTATTAAACATTGTACCATAA
- the msrA gene encoding peptide-methionine (S)-S-oxide reductase MsrA, producing the protein MNILKSITLVSFSILLIYCFGFTNKKQTKTETKATYVAKENTKVAYFASGCFWCVEAIFESVNGVEEAVSGYAGGHTLNPTYKSIGTGTTGHSETVAVYYNPDKVSFETLVTVFFGSQDPTTKNGQHPDYGTQYRSIAFYETDAEKAIIEKMIAKLNAEVYNGKIATEVTKLKKFYKAEEYHQDFERRNPNQGYVKAVSVPRLNKFKKRFPELLKTDKH; encoded by the coding sequence ATGAATATTTTAAAGTCTATTACCCTAGTAAGTTTTTCAATATTATTAATTTATTGTTTTGGTTTTACCAATAAAAAACAAACTAAAACCGAAACAAAAGCGACTTATGTTGCCAAAGAAAACACCAAAGTTGCTTATTTTGCAAGTGGATGTTTTTGGTGTGTAGAAGCTATTTTTGAGAGTGTAAATGGAGTAGAAGAGGCTGTTTCTGGTTATGCTGGTGGGCATACTTTAAACCCAACGTATAAAAGTATTGGTACCGGAACAACAGGACATTCAGAAACGGTAGCCGTGTATTACAATCCAGATAAAGTGTCTTTTGAAACTTTGGTAACCGTATTTTTTGGTTCTCAAGATCCAACAACAAAAAACGGACAGCACCCAGATTATGGAACACAATATAGGTCTATTGCTTTTTATGAAACGGATGCAGAAAAGGCAATTATAGAAAAAATGATTGCAAAGTTAAATGCAGAAGTGTACAATGGTAAAATTGCAACAGAAGTTACCAAACTTAAAAAGTTTTACAAAGCAGAAGAATACCACCAAGATTTTGAACGTAGAAATCCGAACCAAGGCTACGTAAAAGCAGTTTCTGTACCTAGATTAAATAAATTTAAAAAGAGGTTTCCAGAGTTGTTGAAAACTGATAAGCATTAA
- the dnaX gene encoding DNA polymerase III subunit gamma/tau: protein MEHFIVSARKYRPQVFADVVGQQAITNTLEKAIKNNHLAQALLFTGPRGVGKTSCARILAKSINQQDAEVSADEDFAFNIFELDAASNNSVDDIRSLTDQVRIPPQTGKYKVYIIDEVHMLSQAAFNAFLKTLEEPPAHAIFILATTEKHKIIPTILSRCQIFDFKRIGVLDAKNYLKVICEKENITAEDDALHIIAQKADGAMRDALSIFDRVVSFSGNNLTREAVTENLNVLDYETYFNMTDLMLTNKIPQVLNAFNVILGKGFEGHHFINGLASHFRDLLVAKDKATLELLEVGDAAKKKYLEQATKASIPFLMQSIEKANQCDLNYRASKNQRLLVELTIMQIASITFDGEKKKSANYIIPATFFQALSPAVKEIAKPVEKKPVVAQAAKVETPAPKPKPRIKPILKSVGRRASSLSLKSIHEKKVEKKVVEEENFDNHPKDFFTQEALQNLWKDYVALLIEKGERSMASIVGTDTPKLGKNYKISFSVPNKLMEEQFRKGRSELINFLRKKLNNYGISLEVSLNETIEKKFAYTPQEKYNKMKEINPLIDKLRQSFELDM, encoded by the coding sequence ATGGAGCATTTTATAGTTTCTGCGCGTAAATATCGTCCACAAGTTTTTGCGGATGTTGTTGGGCAACAAGCCATTACAAACACGTTAGAAAAGGCTATAAAAAACAACCATTTGGCGCAAGCCTTATTGTTTACAGGTCCTCGTGGAGTTGGTAAAACTTCTTGTGCTAGAATATTGGCTAAAAGCATTAACCAACAAGATGCAGAAGTTTCTGCAGATGAAGATTTTGCTTTTAATATTTTTGAGCTGGATGCCGCTTCTAACAATTCTGTTGATGATATTAGAAGTTTAACAGACCAAGTTCGTATTCCGCCACAAACCGGTAAGTACAAAGTATATATTATAGATGAGGTACACATGTTATCTCAGGCAGCTTTTAATGCTTTTTTAAAGACGTTAGAAGAACCACCTGCACACGCTATTTTTATTTTAGCAACTACAGAAAAACATAAAATTATTCCGACGATTTTATCTCGTTGTCAGATTTTCGATTTTAAAAGAATTGGTGTTTTAGACGCTAAAAATTACCTAAAAGTAATTTGTGAAAAAGAAAACATTACGGCAGAAGATGATGCTTTGCATATTATTGCTCAAAAAGCAGATGGAGCCATGCGTGATGCTTTGTCTATTTTTGATAGAGTTGTTAGTTTTTCTGGAAACAATTTAACAAGAGAGGCTGTAACTGAAAACCTAAATGTATTAGACTACGAAACGTATTTTAATATGACAGATTTAATGCTGACAAACAAAATACCACAAGTATTAAATGCTTTTAATGTGATATTGGGTAAAGGTTTTGAAGGACATCACTTTATAAACGGATTGGCAAGTCATTTTAGAGATTTATTGGTTGCAAAAGACAAAGCAACTTTAGAACTGTTAGAAGTTGGAGATGCTGCTAAAAAGAAATATTTAGAACAAGCAACCAAAGCAAGTATTCCGTTTTTAATGCAATCTATAGAAAAAGCAAATCAGTGTGATTTGAATTATAGAGCAAGTAAAAATCAGCGACTGCTGGTAGAATTAACCATCATGCAAATTGCCTCTATCACTTTTGATGGAGAAAAAAAAAAATCAGCTAACTACATAATTCCAGCTACATTTTTCCAGGCACTTTCGCCTGCGGTAAAAGAGATTGCAAAACCGGTTGAGAAAAAACCTGTAGTTGCACAGGCAGCAAAAGTAGAAACACCTGCGCCAAAACCTAAACCAAGAATAAAACCGATATTAAAATCTGTTGGTAGACGTGCTTCTTCTTTATCTTTAAAAAGTATTCATGAAAAAAAGGTAGAAAAGAAAGTTGTTGAAGAAGAAAACTTTGACAACCATCCAAAAGACTTTTTTACCCAAGAAGCCCTACAAAATCTTTGGAAAGACTACGTTGCCTTGTTAATTGAAAAAGGAGAGCGAAGTATGGCTTCTATTGTAGGTACCGACACACCTAAATTAGGTAAAAACTATAAAATATCTTTTTCAGTACCTAACAAGTTAATGGAAGAACAATTTAGAAAAGGAAGATCTGAATTGATAAATTTCTTGAGAAAAAAACTTAATAATTATGGTATTAGCCTTGAAGTTAGTTTAAACGAAACCATAGAAAAAAAGTTTGCCTACACTCCGCAAGAAAAGTATAATAAGATGAAAGAAATAAACCCTCTTATAGACAAACTACGTCAATCTTTTGAGTTAGATATGTAA
- a CDS encoding Dps family protein: protein MNYLNIDKDKVLPVVTELNVLLADYQVYYQKLRNFHWNVLGKNFFELHNQFEVMYNDTKIKIDDVAERIVTLKYHPISKLSDYIEVSNVKESSPLLTDVEMVNILKNDQEIILTQLSKVIEKANVADDEGTLDLIGAYIRELEKSSWMLNAWSKNTSDVLDSSFVE, encoded by the coding sequence ATGAATTACTTAAATATAGACAAAGACAAAGTATTACCCGTAGTAACAGAATTAAATGTGCTTTTGGCAGATTACCAAGTGTATTACCAAAAACTAAGAAATTTTCATTGGAATGTTTTAGGTAAAAACTTTTTTGAATTGCATAATCAATTTGAAGTGATGTATAATGACACCAAAATTAAAATTGATGATGTTGCAGAAAGAATTGTTACCTTAAAATACCACCCTATTAGTAAATTATCTGATTATATAGAGGTTTCTAACGTTAAAGAATCTAGCCCTTTATTGACAGATGTTGAAATGGTAAACATTTTAAAAAATGACCAAGAAATTATTTTAACACAACTGTCTAAAGTTATAGAAAAAGCAAATGTTGCTGATGATGAAGGTACCTTAGATTTAATTGGTGCTTATATTAGAGAATTAGAAAAATCTTCTTGGATGTTAAATGCATGGTCTAAAAATACTAGTGATGTATTAGATAGTAGTTTTGTAGAGTAA
- a CDS encoding cation:proton antiporter: MIELAGIIILGILAQWVAWKFKIPAILPLILIGLLVGPIAAEFLSEDGTKWIEPIWNGKKGLFPGDSLYYFVSLAISIILFEGGLTLKRSEIKNVGPVITKLITIGSTITFFGAGIVAHYVFNLSWELSFLFSGLIIVTGPTVITPILRNIPLKKDVSTVLKWEGILIDPIGALVAVLVFEFISVGGGSGFTKTALMEFGKILLFGTTFGFTFAHALAYAINKKLIPHYLLNVVSLSTVLLVFVESEVFAHESGLLAVVVMGMVLGNGKLSNLKELLYFKESLSVLLISILFILLAANINMEDLLLLYTWKTATLFAIVVFVVRPLAVFVSTRNSKLKFNEKLFISWVGPRGIVAAGIASLFGSKLIKQGVEGAEYITPLVFMIVLGTVLFNATTARLFAKMVGVFLKRSDAILIIGASSPARLIAKYLKENNKRVILIDSNKNFIQKSLKAGLEAIEIDIYNQDLTDNIELNDVGFLIAMTGSEAVNKFALDSFSENFGEQGSYRLATAEEIKKTDLSKEQRKILFNPKGDYINLSEAFRENPKIYEVEITTEDEYQTMVSRLFHEFKSVLLFIRKEGKLYLIPEFEKTELSKDNCTLIYLGKNV; encoded by the coding sequence ATGATTGAATTAGCAGGAATAATTATTTTAGGAATATTAGCACAATGGGTGGCATGGAAATTTAAAATACCTGCAATCTTACCTTTAATATTAATTGGTTTACTAGTAGGACCAATTGCTGCAGAATTCTTAAGTGAAGATGGCACAAAGTGGATAGAACCAATTTGGAATGGTAAAAAAGGTCTTTTTCCTGGAGATAGTTTGTACTACTTTGTTTCTTTAGCCATCAGTATTATTCTTTTTGAAGGTGGTTTAACCTTAAAAAGAAGTGAAATTAAAAACGTTGGCCCTGTAATTACAAAACTAATTACCATAGGATCTACGATTACTTTTTTTGGAGCAGGAATTGTGGCACATTATGTTTTTAATTTAAGTTGGGAACTTTCTTTTCTATTTTCAGGTTTAATTATTGTTACAGGACCTACGGTAATTACGCCAATTTTAAGGAATATTCCATTAAAAAAAGATGTTTCTACCGTTTTAAAATGGGAAGGGATTTTAATTGATCCCATAGGAGCTTTGGTAGCGGTATTGGTTTTTGAGTTTATTAGTGTAGGTGGAGGAAGTGGTTTTACTAAAACGGCTTTAATGGAGTTTGGTAAAATATTACTTTTTGGTACTACTTTTGGATTTACGTTTGCGCATGCTTTAGCGTATGCCATCAATAAAAAATTAATTCCTCATTATTTATTAAACGTCGTGTCTCTTTCAACCGTATTATTGGTTTTTGTAGAGTCGGAAGTTTTTGCACATGAATCTGGTTTATTGGCAGTAGTGGTTATGGGAATGGTTTTAGGAAACGGAAAATTAAGTAACTTAAAAGAACTTCTTTATTTTAAAGAATCTTTAAGTGTTTTGTTAATTTCTATCCTATTTATTTTATTGGCAGCGAACATCAATATGGAAGATTTACTGTTGCTATATACTTGGAAAACGGCAACGTTATTTGCTATTGTTGTTTTTGTTGTGAGGCCTTTAGCGGTATTTGTAAGTACTAGAAATTCTAAATTAAAATTCAACGAAAAACTATTTATTAGTTGGGTAGGACCTCGTGGAATTGTAGCAGCAGGTATTGCGTCTTTATTTGGTAGTAAGTTAATAAAACAAGGGGTAGAAGGAGCAGAATATATTACACCGTTGGTTTTTATGATTGTTTTAGGTACCGTTTTATTTAATGCAACAACAGCACGATTATTTGCAAAAATGGTTGGTGTTTTTCTAAAGAGATCAGATGCTATTTTAATTATTGGAGCTTCGAGTCCTGCTAGGTTAATTGCAAAATATTTAAAAGAAAATAACAAAAGAGTTATTTTGATAGATTCTAATAAAAACTTTATTCAAAAATCATTAAAAGCAGGTTTAGAAGCGATTGAAATAGATATTTACAACCAAGATTTAACGGATAATATTGAGTTGAATGATGTAGGTTTTCTAATTGCAATGACGGGTAGTGAGGCTGTAAATAAATTTGCTTTAGATAGTTTTTCAGAAAATTTTGGAGAACAAGGCTCTTATAGATTGGCAACTGCCGAAGAAATAAAGAAAACAGATTTAAGTAAAGAACAGCGAAAAATATTATTTAATCCGAAAGGCGATTATATAAATTTAAGTGAAGCTTTTAGAGAAAATCCTAAAATTTATGAAGTAGAAATTACTACGGAAGATGAATACCAAACAATGGTTTCTAGGTTATTTCATGAATTTAAATCGGTATTGTTGTTTATTAGAAAAGAAGGAAAATTATACTTAATTCCTGAATTTGAAAAAACAGAATTAAGCAAAGATAATTGTACCTTAATTTACTTAGGGAAAAATGTATAA
- a CDS encoding tRNA-(ms[2]io[6]A)-hydroxylase — protein sequence MLGLQFETETSWAEIAKDNLQQILTDHAFLEQKAASNAVSIIINYSEETELVKEMSNIAIEEMQHFKMVHLLMVKRGMVLGREQKNDYAIRLQKFFKKTGDRTDALIQRLLVAALIEARSCERFKVFSENMEDEELSKFYNNLMISEAGHYTTFLQFARKYQDKEIVDKKWHSLLAFEAELMKERGNTAKIHG from the coding sequence ATGTTAGGATTACAATTTGAAACCGAAACTTCTTGGGCAGAAATTGCCAAAGACAATCTACAGCAAATACTTACAGACCATGCATTTTTAGAGCAAAAAGCGGCTTCTAATGCAGTATCTATTATTATAAATTATTCTGAAGAAACCGAGCTTGTAAAAGAAATGAGCAATATTGCTATTGAAGAAATGCAACACTTTAAAATGGTGCATTTATTAATGGTGAAACGCGGTATGGTTTTAGGTCGTGAACAAAAGAATGATTATGCAATAAGATTACAGAAATTCTTTAAAAAGACAGGAGACAGAACAGATGCTTTAATTCAGCGTTTGTTAGTTGCTGCCTTAATTGAAGCTAGAAGTTGTGAGCGTTTTAAAGTGTTTTCTGAAAACATGGAAGACGAAGAATTATCTAAATTCTATAACAATTTAATGATTTCTGAAGCAGGACATTACACTACTTTTTTACAGTTTGCACGCAAATATCAAGATAAAGAGATTGTTGATAAAAAATGGCATTCATTATTGGCTTTTGAAGCTGAATTGATGAAAGAAAGAGGAAATACAGCAAAAATTCACGGATAA
- a CDS encoding DUF4268 domain-containing protein has translation MFSKEESALLRKDFWTSFGKSFPRKWLLYNTKIKGFSFKFVAERKQAMVCLDIENPDELVNLLYYDQMLSLKTLLENELPEVIFNDEYELESGKIIHRIYVPYEGKFSVYNKNSWRDCFEFYMETMPKFELFFYEYEDIIKNI, from the coding sequence ATGTTCTCTAAAGAAGAATCAGCACTTTTACGAAAAGATTTTTGGACTAGTTTTGGAAAATCTTTTCCTAGAAAATGGTTATTGTACAATACAAAAATTAAGGGTTTCTCATTTAAATTTGTTGCCGAAAGAAAACAAGCCATGGTTTGTTTAGACATTGAAAATCCGGATGAATTGGTAAACCTACTCTACTACGACCAAATGTTATCTTTAAAAACATTGCTAGAAAATGAATTACCAGAGGTAATTTTTAACGATGAATATGAATTAGAAAGCGGTAAAATAATTCATAGAATCTATGTTCCTTATGAAGGAAAATTTAGTGTTTATAATAAAAATTCTTGGAGAGATTGTTTTGAATTTTACATGGAAACCATGCCCAAATTTGAGCTCTTTTTTTACGAATATGAAGACATTATAAAGAACATTTAA
- the mnmE gene encoding tRNA uridine-5-carboxymethylaminomethyl(34) synthesis GTPase MnmE — protein MIKNDTIIALATPAGVGAISVIRLSGEDAITIVDAFFKSIKKGKTLKNQKTHTIHLGHIVQNNILIDEVLVSVFKNPNSYTGENVVEISCHGSSFIQQEIIQLFLQNGCRMADNGEFTMRAFLNGKMDLSQAEAVADVIASNSAASHQMAIQQMRGGITNELKDLRVQLLDFAALIELELDFSGEDVEFADRTKFKELVAKITFVLKRLIDSFSFGNAMKNGIPVAIIGEPNVGKSTLLNTLLNEEKAIVSDIAGTTRDAIEDEMIIDGVAFRFIDTAGIRETEDVVESIGIKKAYEKAENAQLIIFLIDSNKYAYAGEEFLEEIETIKTRFPNKRLLVIANKVDTLSCSDSSILQSDIENLILLSAKNKTGIEELKNELTSLVNIGALSNNETIVTNSRHFEALNNALIAISSVQKGIDLEISTDLFSIDIRECLRHLGNITGEYDVDKDILGHIFGNFCIGK, from the coding sequence ATGATTAAAAACGATACTATTATTGCCTTAGCAACCCCTGCTGGTGTTGGAGCAATTTCTGTGATTAGACTTTCTGGTGAAGACGCTATAACGATTGTTGATGCTTTTTTTAAATCTATTAAAAAAGGCAAAACGCTAAAAAACCAGAAAACACACACCATTCACTTAGGACATATTGTACAAAATAACATCCTTATTGATGAAGTTTTAGTGTCCGTTTTTAAGAATCCTAATTCTTATACAGGAGAAAATGTTGTAGAAATATCTTGTCATGGTTCTAGCTTTATTCAGCAAGAAATCATTCAGTTGTTTTTACAAAACGGCTGTAGAATGGCAGATAATGGTGAGTTTACCATGCGTGCTTTTTTAAATGGTAAGATGGATTTAAGTCAAGCGGAGGCTGTTGCAGATGTTATTGCTTCTAATTCTGCGGCGAGTCATCAAATGGCGATTCAGCAAATGCGTGGTGGAATTACCAATGAATTGAAAGATTTACGTGTTCAGTTATTAGATTTTGCGGCTTTAATAGAATTAGAATTAGATTTTTCTGGTGAAGATGTTGAGTTTGCAGACCGTACAAAGTTTAAAGAATTGGTTGCTAAAATCACTTTTGTTTTAAAACGTTTAATTGATAGTTTTTCTTTTGGAAATGCCATGAAAAATGGAATTCCGGTTGCAATTATAGGAGAACCAAATGTTGGGAAATCTACTTTATTAAACACGCTTTTAAACGAAGAAAAAGCCATTGTTTCTGATATTGCAGGTACAACACGTGATGCTATTGAAGATGAAATGATTATTGATGGTGTTGCTTTCCGTTTTATTGATACTGCAGGAATTAGAGAAACGGAAGATGTTGTAGAAAGCATCGGGATTAAAAAAGCGTACGAGAAAGCAGAGAATGCCCAATTGATTATTTTCTTAATTGACTCAAATAAATACGCGTATGCGGGTGAAGAGTTTTTAGAAGAAATAGAAACTATAAAAACACGCTTCCCTAACAAGCGCTTATTAGTGATTGCCAACAAAGTTGATACTTTATCTTGTAGCGATTCTTCAATTTTGCAATCTGATATTGAGAATCTAATTTTACTTTCTGCTAAAAACAAAACCGGAATTGAAGAACTAAAAAATGAATTGACTTCTTTAGTTAATATTGGTGCTTTAAGTAATAATGAAACGATTGTTACAAATTCGCGTCATTTTGAGGCTTTAAACAACGCATTAATCGCAATTTCTTCTGTTCAAAAAGGAATAGATCTAGAAATTTCTACTGATTTATTTTCTATTGATATCAGAGAATGCTTGCGTCACTTAGGTAATATTACAGGCGAGTATGATGTTGATAAAGATATTTTGGGGCATATTTTTGGGAATTTTTGTATCGGAAAGTAA
- a CDS encoding helix-turn-helix domain-containing protein — protein sequence MSSTNFKVLRQCVSCGEMFESHRITTKYCSHKCNQKHYKLRKRLEKKQDAETNVLTTQNIKPKVKAIDLAFIKDKEFLSVKEVALLFSCNKKTVYRMIENKTLNAVNLNHRLTKIRRTDIEGIFNNTKPTPIKYDKLEIGNCYSISEIKEKYKVSDNGLRAIAKRNNISKTYIERFAYYPKKEIDTLFSL from the coding sequence ATGAGTAGTACTAATTTTAAGGTTTTAAGGCAATGCGTAAGCTGTGGTGAAATGTTTGAAAGCCATAGAATAACAACAAAGTACTGCTCTCATAAATGTAATCAAAAACATTATAAGCTTCGTAAAAGGTTAGAAAAAAAACAAGATGCGGAAACTAATGTCTTAACTACTCAAAACATCAAACCTAAGGTAAAAGCCATAGATTTAGCTTTCATAAAAGATAAAGAGTTTTTAAGTGTAAAGGAAGTAGCTCTATTATTCAGTTGCAATAAAAAAACTGTTTATAGAATGATCGAAAACAAAACTTTAAACGCTGTAAACCTAAATCATAGATTGACTAAAATAAGGAGAACAGATATTGAAGGTATTTTTAACAATACTAAACCAACACCAATCAAGTACGATAAATTAGAAATTGGCAACTGTTACTCTATATCAGAAATTAAAGAAAAATATAAAGTCTCAGACAATGGCTTAAGAGCTATAGCTAAAAGAAACAATATATCAAAAACCTATATCGAAAGATTTGCTTATTACCCAAAGAAAGAAATAGACACTTTGTTTTCCCTATAA
- a CDS encoding mechanosensitive ion channel family protein: MEKIIEKLEVWKEVFIKNIPNIAIAIVVLFIAYFASRGMNSIVNKTIGKKIRQKSVRDLVSRFASALTILVGLYLAMTVLKFDDTLKAIISAAGVSGIVIGLALQGTLSNTISGVVLSFRQNLNIGDWVETNGYSGEVMDINLNYFVIKEADNNMVIIPNKTILETPFKNYSLTTKMRISIECGVEYGADLEKVEALIKEVINSNFDQKKLGKNVEFYFTEFGDSSINFLCRFWIESENALERLKGKSNAIIKIKQAFDKENISIPFPMRTLEILPNQRLDIHQTEAKKVS, encoded by the coding sequence ATGGAAAAAATAATAGAAAAACTAGAAGTCTGGAAAGAAGTCTTTATTAAAAACATTCCCAATATAGCTATAGCAATAGTTGTATTATTTATAGCATATTTTGCCTCTAGGGGAATGAATTCTATTGTAAATAAAACTATAGGAAAAAAAATAAGACAAAAATCTGTTAGAGATTTAGTGTCTAGATTTGCCTCTGCCCTTACTATTTTAGTAGGTCTGTATTTGGCAATGACCGTATTAAAATTTGATGACACTTTAAAAGCTATTATTTCTGCAGCTGGTGTATCTGGTATTGTTATTGGTTTAGCATTACAAGGTACCCTCTCTAACACGATTTCTGGTGTTGTTTTATCTTTTAGGCAAAACTTAAATATTGGTGATTGGGTAGAAACCAATGGATATTCTGGTGAAGTTATGGATATAAACCTAAACTATTTTGTTATTAAAGAAGCAGATAATAATATGGTAATTATACCAAATAAAACCATTTTAGAAACCCCTTTTAAAAACTATTCACTTACTACCAAAATGAGAATTTCTATTGAGTGTGGTGTTGAATATGGAGCAGATTTAGAAAAAGTAGAAGCTTTAATAAAAGAGGTTATTAATAGCAATTTTGATCAAAAAAAGTTAGGCAAAAATGTAGAGTTTTATTTTACTGAATTTGGTGATAGTTCTATTAATTTTTTATGTAGGTTTTGGATAGAGTCTGAAAATGCTCTTGAACGACTGAAAGGAAAAAGCAATGCTATTATAAAAATTAAACAGGCGTTTGATAAAGAGAATATTAGTATCCCGTTCCCTATGAGAACGTTAGAAATCTTACCAAATCAGCGTTTAGATATACATCAAACTGAAGCTAAAAAAGTTTCTTAA